The Pontibacillus halophilus JSM 076056 = DSM 19796 genomic sequence GAATGATTTAACATTGGTTTAACACGATGTTTACACTCCGTTGTCATACTCTAGTGTGGGATATGAAATAAAGATATGGGGTGTTCTTCGTGAAAAGACTGAAGTTTCCCACGAAATGGAAGGGTGAGCGTGTTAATGGATGGAAGGAAAAAGTACGTTTAAGAAGCCGTCTTCACCGTTCCGAGAAGGATTATTGGCATCAGTTCTCATTTCAAACTCGCTTAATCGCAATTGTAAGTATGTTAGTTGTTGCATCAATTGCAATCATAGGATTTATGTCTTATTCAAAGGCGAAGGATAGTCAAATGGAGCTGGTCAATGACCGACTCGTGCGAGAAACTGCCTCAGTCCGTGACATGGCTGAGCGGATGATGTATGCATACATTGGAGACGAGGAAGAATTTCAGTCACAGATGAACGAAGTGATTGCCTCGCAAAAGTCTGATTTAGTACAGGATGGATTTGGTGCGAAAATCCACCTACTTAAAGAGGGAGAAATTCTTGCCTTAGCGAATAACGGGAAAGAGACGAGTGATTTCCCTGAAGAGCTTGCCATTGAAATTCAAATGATAGAAGATGGCAGTGAATTTGGAGAGTTTAACGGGGAGCAAAGGATGTTTGCATACAGTGCCATACAGGAACTTAAGGGCGTATATGTAATTAGTGTTCCTGCTAAAGATTTTATGCACCCAATTAACCAGTTAGCCAAATATACGATTACCGTTGGCGTAATCAGCTTAGTACTTATCGTACTTATCGTTTCATTATTTATTCGAGCTATGGTACGTCCAATTAAGGAGTTACAACACATTATGCATGCTTCGAGTGAGGGGCGCTTCGAGGGGATTGATTCCATATCAACCACGATTCCAGAAGTTCGCTCCTTGGCTAATAGTTATAAGGAAATGACGGCTCGCATTGAATATATGCTCATGAATATAGGTGGGGCTGTGAATCAATTAGCTTCTACAAGTGAAGAGCTGGCTGTTTCATCTTGTAAATTAGGGGATAGTCAGCAAGATATGAAGAAAGAATTAACAGAAGTAGTAGAGGGGACGGAACAAACAGAAGGTACGTTCCTTGAACAGATGAGCTTGTTCTCTGAATTGAAACACTATATGGACCGTTTACTTATGTCTTTCAATAACATGTATGAGGAACAGAAACTGATGAATCAGTCGGTTTCAAGCGGGGATGAGAGTATAGCTTCCATCATGAATGCGTTGCATACCTATCACGATGGATTTAAGCAGATGACAGTAAAGATTCAAGAATTTGAAGACTACACCGTTAACATTGATGTAGCGGGTAAGATGATTCAAGATTTAGCGGAGCGTACAAAGTTACTTGCTTTAAACGCCACCATTGAGGCTGCAAGAGCGGGGGAAAATGGGAAAGGCTTTGCAGTCGTTGCGAGCGAAGTTCGAAAACTAGCCGACAATTCGAGAGAAGCTGCTATTGTTATAGATGAGAAAATGAAAGAAACCCTCGTTATCAGTCAATACTTATCAACAGAATTTCATGGGGTGTACAACCAGCTTACAACCCACTTAGACCATGCAAATTCTTCTAAAGAATCGTTCGATCATCTCAGAAAGCACATTCAAACCTTTAATGACAGTATTGATGTATCCAAGCAGGATGTTACACAAGCTGAATCGCTTATCCCCCTCATGGAGGACGCTTTCAATGAGTTTCATAAAGTGACAAAGCATACGTTGCAATCAGGAAAGCGATTAATTGAAACGTCTGATATGCAAGATCAGCAAATGAAAGAGACTGATGAAGTTCGGATAGCGCTCATTTCACTTTCAAAGGAATTATCAACCATAACAGATATAAACCGTAAACACCCTAGCCAATAAGTCAAGGGTGTTTGTTTTTGTTTCGATTTGGAATGGCCGAGACAGAAAGTAAGGTGTAGATAAGTGCCATGGTGAAATAGAAAAGAAATAATAACGATGATGAAAAGACGAATGCTTCTACGATTGCTGTTAACAGAGTAGGCAACGTGAGCGCATAGATGGCAATTTGCCAAGTATGTTTGTACGTTAGAGACTTTCCTTGTTTCTTTCCTAGGAATAGTCCTATGGCAGCCACTGCACAGCTAACCAATAAATAAATCATAATACTTGAAAGATACACCAATGAAACGGACACGATATAAGGTAAAGCTTGATTAAAACGCACAGAGATTCCTAAGGCATCAGCAAGTATGTACGGAATAAGCTGAATGCCTGTGATATACAACATATAAGCGAATACATAATGCACTTTCTGAAGTCTAAACGCTCCTATTCGTTTAAACTGATACGTACTCCAAATGAAGGACTTCCAAAAGTTCACAACATCACTCCTATAAATACCTCGCTACATCAATTTTAAAAAATCCAATAAATGAAATCAATTTAAATTTCTTCAAGTTATTTTAGGTTGCTTTGTAAAGTCTATGTAAAGATGGTGTGTAACCGACAAAAAATCCTTTACAAGGGGTTTACCATTAATTAATAATGGATAAGGGTTAGCGCTAGAACGCTCCAAAAAAAGAAAAAACTCGGATGAAGGGATGACTCCTTTTGGATATTCAAGACATTATCTTTCAGTTTGTTGGAGGATTAGGTATCTTTCTATTCGGCCTCAAGTATATGGGGGACGGTCTGCAAAAAGCAGCAGGCGACAAACTACGTACGATTTTGGACAGATTTACGACAAATCCGTTCATGGGCGTGCTAGCTGGTATTATTGTAACAATTCTAATCCAGAGTAGCTCTGGGACAACGGTGTTAACCGTGGGTCTTGTTAATGCTGGATTTATGACACTAAGACAAGCCATCGGTGTCATTATGGGTGCAAACGTAGGGACAACGGTTACGGCCTTTATTATCGGTATCGAATTAAAGGAATACGGATTACCGATTCTTGCAGTTGGTGCACTGATGATCTTCTTCTTTAAGAATAAGAAACTCAGCTACCTTGGTCAGACGTTATTCGGTTTCGGTTCATTATTCTATGGATTGAAATTAATGAGCAACGGTATGAAACCTTTACGTAGTTTAGAGGCATTCCAAGATTTAACCGTAAGTATGAGTGATAATCCTATTCTTGGGGTTGTTATCGGTACGATATTTACGGTAATTGTACAAAGTTCTAGTGCAACAATTGGGATCTTACAAGGATTATTTGAACAAGGAGCTATTGATATTAATGCTGCTCTTCCAGTACTATTTGGAGACAATATCGGTACGACAATTACAGCAATCTTAGCTTCAATTGGTGCGAGCGTAGCAGCAAAACGTGCTGCATTTACTCACGTAATCTTCAACGTGGTAGGGACAACCATCTTCTTAGTTGGCTTAAGTCTCTATACACCGGTAGTAGAGTTCGTGAAGGATGCACTTGGGTTAAATGCAGAAATGACAATTGCTTTCGCGCATGGAATCTTTAACTTGACTAACCTTATTATTCAGTTTCCGTTCATAGCTGTGCTAGCGATAATTGTAACGAAGTTGATTCCAGGGGAAGATTCTGTAGTCGAATCAAAACCAAAACACTTAGACCCAATTTTCATTGAACAATCACCATCTCTTGCCCTTGATCAGGCTAAGAACGAAGTGATGCGAATGGGTGAATTTGCATATCAGGGTCTAGAAGAAGTTTCCCTTTATATGAACAATCACAGTCGTAAGCACGCGGATAAAGTCATGCAGATTGAAGAAGCGTTGAATAATCTAGACAGACAGATTACAGATTATCTCGTGAGCTTATCTAGTTCATCACTAACAGAACTAGAAAGTGAAAAGCATACAGCCTTACTTGATGCTGTACGTGACTTAGAACGAATTGGTGACCACATGGAGAATATGGTGGAACTTGTAGACTATAAAGTATCCAATAAAGTGGACCTTACAGAAGAAGCACAAGCTGACTTGAACGATATGGTTAATCTTACGATGATTACAGTGAAGCAAGCTGTTCGTACTCTTGAAACAATGGACCGCGAAGAAGCGCTCTCTGTTACACGCAAGGAAGATCAAATTGACCAAAACGAGCGTTTATATAGAAAGAAACACATCCTTCGTATGAATGAAGGGAAATGTTCTGGAATGGCTGGCATTGTCTTCGTTGACATGTTAAGTAACCTTGAACGTATTGGAGACCACTCTGTAAATATCGCAGAAGAGGTTCTTGGGAAAGATAAAGAAAATGTAATGTAAGAGGTGAGGGAGTGATACTCCCTCATCTTTTTTTGGGGTTGATTGAATAGATTCCTTTACAAACAACATACCTATGCTAAATTAGATAGAAGAAAAGAAAGGCTAGTTAATCATGGTTGTAGTAGATAATCTTGTTATTATCAATATTTTTTTCATTTAAATCGTTGACGAAGTAGGGGGGGCGTGGTAATATAAATATTGTCGCTTTGAAGACAACGACGTTTTACTTCTCGTTAATAAATTGAAATTAACTATTGACGTGTTACTCTATACGTACTACAATGTAACAGTCGCGTTGAAAACATTTTATTTATTCCAACGTAGCTCAGTGGTAGAGCAATCGGCTGTTAACCGATAGGTCGCAGGTTCGAATCCTGCCGTTGGAGCCAAATGGCGGTGTAGCTCAGATGGCGAGAGCGCACGGTTCATACCCGTGAGGTCGTGGGTTCGATCCCCTCCACCGCTACCATATTCTTATACTAGCTATACATACTTTCATAATGGCGGTTGTGGCGAAGTGGTTAACGCACCGGATTGTGGTTCCGGCATTCGAGGGTTCGATCCCCTTCAATCGCCCCATATTGAAAGGACCCTTAGCTCAGTTGGTTAGAGCTATCGGCTCATAACCGATCGGTCGCAGGTTCGAGTCCTGCAGGGTCCACCATCGTACGGAGGAGTACCCAAGTCTGGCTGAAGGGAGCGGTCTTGAAAACCGCCAGGAGGTTCACGCCTCGCGGGGGTTCGAATCCCTCCTCCTCCGCCATTTTTTTACTCATAAATGGGATTATTATCGAAAAGCAGAAAGCTTCTAGTAGAATAATCATCATCGCTTTGAGCACAAAAGAATTAACATCTTGAATACGCTTCTGATTCACAATAAGAGGAGCGGAATTTTAATAAACATGGCTCGGTAGCTCAGTCGGTAGAGAAACCGTAAACCTCACTGAATCATCTTCATTGTAGGTTTTGCGAAAAGCAGAAAGCTTCTAGTAGAATGATCATCATCGCTTTGAGCACAAAAGAATTAACATCTTGAATACGCTTCTGATTCACAATAAGAGGAGCGGAATTTTAATAAACATGGCTCGGTAGCTCAGTCGGTAGAGCAACGGACTGAAAATCCGTGTGTCGGCGGTTCGATTCCGTCCCGAGCCACCATTCCTATATTTTTGAGTGTGTTTCAGCTACTAGGCTGAAATTTTTTTGTGTTTAAAGACGTTTTAAATGCACACACGAGGGTAAATTAAAATGTGAATTGTAGCCTTGAAATTTAGCAAACCATATTGTTTGCAAGCAATGGAGCGTTTTGATACGCTTACAATGGAGCTAGCGAAAGTAGCTTTAGGTTACATACTTTTAAAGGAGGAGATTCAAGATGGCTAAATTTGAACTACCAGAACTACCATATGCATACGATGCACTTGAACCTACGATTGACAAAGAAACAATGAATATCCACCACACTAAACACCATGCAGGTTACGTGAACAAGCTAAACACTGCGTTAGAAGGACACGCTGACCTTCAAGATAAATCCCTTGAAGAACTTCTAAGCAACAACCTAGAAGTAGTACCAGAAGACATCAAAACTGCTGTACGTCGTAACGGCGGCGGACATGCAAACCACTCTCTATTCTGGACAATCATGTCCCCGAATGGTGGCGGCGAACCTACTGGTGAACTTGCTGAGAAAATCAGCAGCAAATTCGGTAGCCTAGACGAATTTAAAGACCAATTTGCAAACACTGCAGCAGGCCGTTTCGGTTCTGGTTGGGCTTGGTTAGTTGTGAACAATGGCGAGCTTGAGCTAATTGATACACTTAACCAAGATTCTCCACTTATGGAAGGTAAGACTCCGATTCTTGGTCTTGATGTTTGGGAGCACGCTTACTACCTAAATTATCAAAACCGTCGTCCTGATTACATTTCTGCATTCTGGAATGTAGTAAATTGGGATGAAGTTGCACGTCGTTACGAAGCAGCTAAATAATAACAAAGGAAGAAGGTGCAGCCTATGGCTGTGCCTTTTTTTATGGATACAATCCTTCTAGTGTATATAGCGACCTCACTCTTTTAGCGCATAAGTCATTATTGGTTTGAAGAGAATAAGGAGTAGCTACTGGAGGGATTGTGTTATGAAAAAGGGTATCGCACGTCTATTAGGTGATGTGGAAGTAACGCGTGATTTGATACTGTTACTGACGATAGGTGGGCTCTACTCGTTAGGGATCTTCCTTTCAAACACATTTGTGAACATATATCTTTGGAAACAGTCAGGTGAGTATTTGGCTATTGCCATCTATAACCTATCCATATACATTGCTCAGCCTCTAACGTTTATCTTAGCGGGACGGTGGGCGAAGAAAGTAGACCGTGTCGTTGTACTAAGGCTTGGGGTTATTTTTTTGTCTATATTCTTTATTACTGTATTAATAGTAGGAGAACAGGCAGCTACATATAAAGTGCTATTAGGTGCTTTGCTCGGGGTAGGCTACGGATTTTATTGGCTTGCGTTTAACGTATTAACATTTGAAATCACCGAGCCAGATACAAGGGACTTCTTTAACGGCTTCTTAGGGCTGCTTCAGTCGTTTGGTGGAATGATTGGCCCTGTTCTCGCAGGTTACATTATATCAAGTATGGCGGCTAATACTGGCTACACAGTGATATTCACAATATCATTTAGTTTATTTGCTCTAGCAGTGCTAAGTAGCTTCTTTCTACAACGAAGGTCAGCAAAGGGGAATTTTTCTTTCCGGCGCATTATTCATGAAAGAAAGCGTAATCCGAATTGGAATCGCATATTGTGTGCTCATATCTTTCAAGGATTGAGAGAGGGGACATTTCTATTTGTAATCGCCATCTGGGTGTTTATTGCTACGAAGAGTGAATTCGCGTTAGGGAAATTTAATTTAGTCTATTCTGCTGTATCCTTCCTTTCTTATTTTATCGCAACGCGGTTTATTAAGCCTCGATATAGGAAGCGCTCTATATTTATTGGAGGACTTATGCTATATGTAGCCATTTACCTCATCTTGTTTAATGTATCGTACCCGATTCTTCTATTGTACGCGGGCATCATTGGAGTGGCTTATCCAATTATCTATGTTCCATATTTATCATTAACGTATGATGTGATAGGCAAAGCATGGCATGCGGCTGAAATGAGAATTGAATACATTGTTGTGAGGGAGTTATTCCTTAATCTTGGAAGGATAATTTCAATTGGGTTCTTCATGTTAGGAGTCACATGGTTTAATCCAGAAACGAGCATCCCCTTCATCTTAGCCATTGTGGGGATTGGACACTTTGTTATCTACTTCTTTATAAGAAACGTTAAATTTCCAATTCAATCTGATGAAGAGAAAATATTTGTTAAGAGTAAATTGGCGGATAATGACAATCGGTAATTGTTAAGAATGTAGGATAGTGATGAGGCTGGAAGGCGTGATATAATAAGGTATCAACAAGGTTAAATGAGGGTGAAATATGGGGAATAACCACAAAAAGACAAAAACACAGCTCCCTTTTAGGCTAAATATTTTATTCTTTACGGTCTTCCTATTGTTTTCGACGCTTGTCTTGCAATTGGGGATTGTACAGATTCTAAATGGAGAGGACCTTCAAGAGGAGATTAACAAGACTGACAAGGTAATTACGAAGAATCCTTCACCTCGTGGAGAGATTTACGACCGTAACGGGGAAGTTGTTGTAAGTAATGAACCGCTCTACTCCATTACATACACACCAACTCAAGCAACGTCCTCCGTACAGAAACTAGAAGTGGCAAAGAAATTATCTAATTTAATTGATATGCCAGAAGACAAGCTTGATGATATCACAGTAAGTGATCGAAAGGATTATTGGTACTTATTGAAGGAAATGAACGAAGAAGACCCTTATGAAGGAATAGTGAGTGACGAGGAAAAAGCTTCTTCTGACGACGCTTATGGATTACTTATGGACCGTTTAACGGAAGAACAACTTTCTTATTCCGGTTCACAAATGAATGAGATTGCCATTTTACATGAGTTAATGACTGCTTATGCACTTGCACCTCATCCAATCAAGAATAAAGGGGTCACGCAAGAAGAGTATGCAAAGGTAGCTGAGCACTTGTTTCAGTTACCGGGTGTAGATGTTACAACAGACTATGACCGAACGTATACATCTGAGTCAACCTTTAAATCATTCATAGGGAAGTATGAAGAAGGGATCCCGAAAGAACAGAAGGATTTCTACTTGAGTCATAACTACAGCTTAAACGACCGTGTAGGCATAAGTGGCTTAGAGAAAGAGTATGAATTGCAACTTGCTGGACAGAAAGAAATTGTTGAACATACGACAGATAAAGCTGGCAACCTTATTGATTCCAAAATCGTGAATGAAGGAAAACCTGGGGATGATCTAGTTCTTTCTATAGATATGGAGTTCCAACAACGAGTGGACGAAATTCTGAAAGAAGAATTTAAGGCAGCGATAGACCTGGACCCATTTGAGAACAAATATATGGATAGTGCGATGGCTGTCGTTATGGACCCGAATACGGGAGAAGTGCTTGCTGCCTCTGGCCAAGAGTATAACAGAGAGACGAATGAATTTCGCGATGTAGCAACAGATACGATTTACAACGCATACTTGCCTGGCTCCACCGTTAAGGGCGCCACTATCCTTGCTGGGTTGGATTCCAGTGCTATCGATCCTGGTACCACGTTTCAGGATGAACCTATACAAATCAAAGGCACAGCAACCCTTGCTTCATACAAGAACTTTGGTTATTTAAATGAAGTAGACGCTCTTGCTGTGTCATCAAACGTATATATGTGGAAGACAGCCATGCGGATGATGGGGAACGGTGAATATGTTCCAAACGATACATTGTCCTATGATGAAGGAAGCTTTGAAGAGATGCAGAATTATTTCAAACAGTTTGGACTTGGGGTTCAGACAGGGGTTGACATGTATCCAGAAGAAGCAGTCGGTGTTAGAGATACTCCTAAAGAGAATAAGGGTGGGCAAATGCTCAACTTCTCAATTGGGCAGTATAATACGTATACCACTATGCAACTAGCGCAGTATGTGTCCACTATTGCGAATGGAGGATACCGTGTAAAACCAAACATTGTGAAAGAGTTCCGTACACCAAACGCACAGGAAGAAGAACTTGGTCCCATTGTGAAGAGTTATGAGACGGAAGTTCTAAACAAGGTCTCTATGTCCGATGAGGATTTAGCGCGCGTTCAGCAGGGGTTCTTTGAGACGTTTAATACAGAGAAAGGTACGGCTGATGGGTATTTCTCTGGAAAGTCAGACTATGTGGCAGCAGGGAAGACAGGTACAGCTCAAGAGCAGAAGTGGTTAGATGTAAAGAATGATGAAGGAGAAATAACGGGCTATAAACCAGTCGATGTTGAGAATCTGACTTTAGTGGGGTATGCCTCAGGTACGTCTCTAGATGAGCCTGATCTTGCATTTGCTGTTGTAGTGCCTTATGCAGGTATTGAGGCCCGTCACTACATCAACAAGTTGATAGGGGAGAGAATCTTAGATACCTATTACGAATTACAGAAGACCACAGGTGATTCGGATGAAGAAGATTCAACGGAAACAGAGTAAAAAACATTAATAATACAATACTTACAGAAAGACAAGGAGATGCATCATGCATATTCTTGTCTTTTTTTGTAGAAAACTAAACCAGAACGATGTGAGTAAATTATTGCTGTGACGGGGGTTCGGCAACTTTATGCAAACAAAGTTCGACTTATTTACACAACGTTTACATTTCATTTATATGTATTTAAAACTGTCTCTTTAATATGAGTATTGTCAGTTGATAACGCAACTGAATACAACAATTCACAAATTGTAGGGGGAAAAAGAAATGAAAAGTTTCAAGCGTCTAGCACTACTTTTCACACTAATCCTAGCACTTGGCGCACTTGCAGCGTGCGGAAGTTCTGAAGGAGAAAATGACACAAGTGGTGAAAACAACGAAAACACTGAAGGTGCTTCTGAAGGAATTTCCGGCGAAGTAGCAATTGATGGATCATCTACTGTATTCCCAATCATGGAGCGTCTTACTGCTGAGTATCGTCAAGATGCACCTGATGTTGAACCTGTACTTAACTCTTCCGGTTCTGGTGGCGGATTTAAGAAGTTCACTGTAGGTGAAACTGATTTCTCTAACGCTTCTCGTCCTATTAAAGATGAAGAAAAACAAATCGCTGAAGAAAACGGCGTTGAATACACTGAGCTAGAAGTAGCTAAAGACGGTCTTTCCGTAGTAGTTTCTCAAGAGAACGATTTCCTTGAAAATGTTTCAGTTGAAGAACTTAAGCAAATCTTCCTTGCTGAATCTGGCGCAACTAAATGGTCTGACATTAACTCTGAATGGCCTGACGAAGAGATCGTAATCTTCAGCCCAGGTCATGACTCTGGTACTTTCGACTACTTCAATGAAGTAATCCTTGAAGATAACGAAATGAAAGAGGGCGAAAACGTAACTCTTTCTGAAGATGACAACACACTTGTAAAAGGTGTACAAGGTAACCCGAATGCAATTGGTTACTTCGGTTACGCTTACTACATTGAGAACAAAGATTCTCTTAAAGTTCTAGGTATCTCTGAAGGAGAAGGCGAGGCAGTTAAGCCAAATGCTGACACTGTACAATCTGGAGAGTACACTCCACTATCTCGTCCACTATTCACTTACGTTAACAACGCTTCTCTTAAAGATAAGCCTCAAGTAGCTGATTTCGCTAAGTACGTTCTAAACAACGCTGGCGCTGCAGCTGAAGAAGAAGGTTATGTGGCTCTTCCACAAGAGAAATTGGACGAGCAACTTGAAGAAATCAAAGGAATCATTGGTGAGTAATAGTTAAGGGAACCGAGGATGAAATATACAAGGTGAGGCTTACGTTATTCGAGCCTCACCTTCCCTTGTGATGAAAGGAGTTTACTATGGGAGCTCTAAATAATGAACAGATCAATGTTCAAGAGATGATTAGTGAAAAAAAAGAAAACAAACAAAAACTAAAAAAAGCTGAAAAGATTGTTCCTGTTATTTTATTTATTTGTGCAACTATATCAGTTCTAACGACTGTAGGTATTGTGTTTACTCTCTTACGCGAAGCAGGTACATTCTTCTCGAATGTAAATATTATTGACTTCTACACGGGTACAAGGTGGTCTCCGTGGAGCGGTGATTATGGTGTGCTTCCGTTGATTTCTGGTACGTTATTGATTACGTTCATTGCGATCCTTGTAGCACTGCCTCTAGGGTTAGCCTCTGCCATTTTCTTGAGTGAGTATGCAAGTGATAAGACTAGAAGAATTATTAAACCGACGCTTGAGGTTCTTGCGGGTATTCCGACTGTTGTTTATGGTTACTTTGCTATTACCTTCGTAACTCCAGTGCTTCAAAGTATTATCGATTTGAAGATCTTTAATGCAATGAGTGCTGGTATTGTGGTAGGGATTATGATTGTTCCAATGATTGCCTCATTAAGTGAGGATGCAATGAGCTCTGTTCCGAATTCGCTTCGTCAAGGTGCTCTAGCATTAGGATCTACGCGATTTGAAGTAGCTATGAAAGTAATTGTTCCAGCTGCATTCTCAGGAATTGTAGCTTCCATCGTTCTTGCCATTTCACGTGCAATTGGGGAAACGATGATTGTTACGATTGCTGCAGGTGCAACACCGAACATGACATTTGATCCTACACAATCAATTCAAACTCTAACTGCATTTATCGTGCAAGCAGCTACTGGGGATACAACATTCGGTTCACCGATTTATTATAGTATCTATGCAGTAGGTATCACTTTGTTTGTGTTCACCCTACTCATGAACTTACTTTCTCAGTACATTGCTCGTAAGTTTAGGGAGGAATACTAATGTTTGAAATGGACGAACAATCTGTAAAGAATCGTATCAACAAACGTAAAAGAATTAATAGCGTATTTCATGGTCTGTTCTTTGCATCGACAACAATTGGACTAATTGTTCTCGTTGCGCTTCTATATCGTGTATTGACTCAAGGAACTGGATTCTTTGATTGGCAATTCATCACGAGTTTCCCAGACCCAGACCCAGAAGACTCAGGTATTTTCGCAGGTCTTATTGGTTCCTTATGGCTAATGGCAATCGTAGCTCCGGTTTCCATTATTCTAGGCGTGAGTACTGCCTTATTCCTTGAGGAATATTCTAGTCAAGGTCGTCTAACTCGTTTTATTCAGGCAAATATTCAGAACTTAGCTGGTGTACCGTCTATTGTATTTGGTTTGCTCGGATTAACGTTCTTTGTTTATATGCTAAACATGGGCTATACGTTAATAGCTGGCGGGCTTACGATGAGTCTCCTTGTATTACCGGTCATCGTAGTGGCTGCACAAGAAGCCCTCCGCTCGGTACCGAAGAAGCTTAAAGAAGCATCCTATGGCATGGGTGCAACGAAATGGCAAACCATTGTTCGAATTGTGCTTCCTGCAGCAATCCCTGGCATTATCACGGGGTCAATCCTAGCGTTATCCCGTGCCATTGGTGAAACAGCTCCACTAATTATCGTAGGGGCTGCAACCGCCATTTACTCTCTGCCAGACTCGTTACTATCGAAATATACGGTAATGCCAATTCAAATTTATAACTGGGTAGGTCGTCCGCAAGCAGATTGGCAGTTTGCTGCTTCAGCAGGAATTATCGTCCTGTTAATCTTCTTACTCGTTATGAACTCTACCGCTGTATTTATCAGAAATAAATTCTCTAAACGTCTCTAATCGACTTGGGTGAAGGAGGAATTGCAAATGACACAATTTGCAGATCAACAAAAAGAAAACACACAACCTGTAGAACAAAAACAGACAAACAAACAAAACGTTTTTGAAGTAGAGAACCTAAATCTTTGGTACGGTGATGACCAAGCGCTTTATGACATTCAAATGAAGATTCCTGAGAATGATGTAACAGCTATTATTGGTCCGTCTGGTTGCGGGAAATCCACGTTCTTAAAGACGATTAATCGCATGGTAGAACTAGTGCCAATCGTTCGTACTTCCGGCACAATTAAGTATAAAAACCAAGATATTTTCAGCTCGATTAATAAAGAAGAGCTACGTACGAAAGTCGGTATGGTATTCCAAAACCCTAACCCATTTCCAAAGTCCATCTATGACAA encodes the following:
- a CDS encoding peptidoglycan D,D-transpeptidase FtsI family protein, yielding MGNNHKKTKTQLPFRLNILFFTVFLLFSTLVLQLGIVQILNGEDLQEEINKTDKVITKNPSPRGEIYDRNGEVVVSNEPLYSITYTPTQATSSVQKLEVAKKLSNLIDMPEDKLDDITVSDRKDYWYLLKEMNEEDPYEGIVSDEEKASSDDAYGLLMDRLTEEQLSYSGSQMNEIAILHELMTAYALAPHPIKNKGVTQEEYAKVAEHLFQLPGVDVTTDYDRTYTSESTFKSFIGKYEEGIPKEQKDFYLSHNYSLNDRVGISGLEKEYELQLAGQKEIVEHTTDKAGNLIDSKIVNEGKPGDDLVLSIDMEFQQRVDEILKEEFKAAIDLDPFENKYMDSAMAVVMDPNTGEVLAASGQEYNRETNEFRDVATDTIYNAYLPGSTVKGATILAGLDSSAIDPGTTFQDEPIQIKGTATLASYKNFGYLNEVDALAVSSNVYMWKTAMRMMGNGEYVPNDTLSYDEGSFEEMQNYFKQFGLGVQTGVDMYPEEAVGVRDTPKENKGGQMLNFSIGQYNTYTTMQLAQYVSTIANGGYRVKPNIVKEFRTPNAQEEELGPIVKSYETEVLNKVSMSDEDLARVQQGFFETFNTEKGTADGYFSGKSDYVAAGKTGTAQEQKWLDVKNDEGEITGYKPVDVENLTLVGYASGTSLDEPDLAFAVVVPYAGIEARHYINKLIGERILDTYYELQKTTGDSDEEDSTETE
- a CDS encoding PstS family phosphate ABC transporter substrate-binding protein, with protein sequence MKSFKRLALLFTLILALGALAACGSSEGENDTSGENNENTEGASEGISGEVAIDGSSTVFPIMERLTAEYRQDAPDVEPVLNSSGSGGGFKKFTVGETDFSNASRPIKDEEKQIAEENGVEYTELEVAKDGLSVVVSQENDFLENVSVEELKQIFLAESGATKWSDINSEWPDEEIVIFSPGHDSGTFDYFNEVILEDNEMKEGENVTLSEDDNTLVKGVQGNPNAIGYFGYAYYIENKDSLKVLGISEGEGEAVKPNADTVQSGEYTPLSRPLFTYVNNASLKDKPQVADFAKYVLNNAGAAAEEEGYVALPQEKLDEQLEEIKGIIGE
- the pstC gene encoding phosphate ABC transporter permease subunit PstC gives rise to the protein MGALNNEQINVQEMISEKKENKQKLKKAEKIVPVILFICATISVLTTVGIVFTLLREAGTFFSNVNIIDFYTGTRWSPWSGDYGVLPLISGTLLITFIAILVALPLGLASAIFLSEYASDKTRRIIKPTLEVLAGIPTVVYGYFAITFVTPVLQSIIDLKIFNAMSAGIVVGIMIVPMIASLSEDAMSSVPNSLRQGALALGSTRFEVAMKVIVPAAFSGIVASIVLAISRAIGETMIVTIAAGATPNMTFDPTQSIQTLTAFIVQAATGDTTFGSPIYYSIYAVGITLFVFTLLMNLLSQYIARKFREEY
- the pstA gene encoding phosphate ABC transporter permease PstA; this encodes MFEMDEQSVKNRINKRKRINSVFHGLFFASTTIGLIVLVALLYRVLTQGTGFFDWQFITSFPDPDPEDSGIFAGLIGSLWLMAIVAPVSIILGVSTALFLEEYSSQGRLTRFIQANIQNLAGVPSIVFGLLGLTFFVYMLNMGYTLIAGGLTMSLLVLPVIVVAAQEALRSVPKKLKEASYGMGATKWQTIVRIVLPAAIPGIITGSILALSRAIGETAPLIIVGAATAIYSLPDSLLSKYTVMPIQIYNWVGRPQADWQFAASAGIIVLLIFLLVMNSTAVFIRNKFSKRL